Proteins from a single region of Fusobacterium gonidiaformans ATCC 25563:
- a CDS encoding UTRA domain-containing protein, translating to MKKYIEVYQDIKKKIEEGELKTGEELVSETELCEQYSYSKDTIRKALSLLEMNGYIQKIKGKNSTILGHGRMKNNFLGSIQTSEELNRDNKYSIKNKLISLEVIPATTKLIEIFSSNSKEKFYKIKRSRSIDGENLEFDIFYFDKNLVPNLTAEIVTKSTYEYLENTLKLKISHSRREIFFRHATEEEKKYMDLQNFNMVAVIKSITYLSNGSILQYGTTSYRPDKFSFISIAKRAK from the coding sequence ATGAAAAAGTACATCGAAGTATATCAAGACATTAAAAAGAAGATCGAAGAAGGAGAATTAAAAACAGGAGAAGAGCTTGTTAGTGAAACAGAATTATGTGAACAGTACTCTTATTCTAAAGATACGATACGAAAAGCTCTTTCCCTATTAGAAATGAACGGCTATATCCAAAAAATAAAAGGTAAAAACTCGACAATATTAGGACATGGAAGAATGAAAAATAATTTTTTAGGAAGTATTCAAACATCCGAAGAATTAAATAGGGATAATAAATATTCCATTAAAAATAAACTAATCTCTTTAGAAGTCATCCCAGCCACTACAAAATTGATAGAAATTTTTTCTTCAAATTCCAAAGAAAAGTTCTATAAAATAAAAAGAAGCCGTTCCATTGATGGGGAAAATTTAGAATTTGATATTTTTTATTTTGATAAAAATTTAGTTCCTAATTTAACAGCTGAGATTGTAACGAAATCTACTTATGAATATCTGGAAAATACTCTGAAATTAAAAATTAGTCATTCTCGTCGAGAAATCTTCTTCCGTCATGCAACGGAAGAAGAAAAAAAATATATGGATTTACAAAACTTTAATATGGTTGCTGTTATTAAAAGTATTACTTACCTTTCCAATGGAAGTATTTTACAATATGGAACAACTAGTTATCGTCCTGATAAATTTAGCTTTATTAGTATTGCAAAAAGGGCAAAATAA
- the malQ gene encoding 4-alpha-glucanotransferase: MIKRSSGVLMHISSLPGKFGIGTFGKEAYQFVDFLEETKQSYWQILPLTTTSYGDSPYQSFSAIAGNTSFIDFDFLQKEHLLEERDYMDIVYGGNLERVDYAAVYESRQIVLRKAVKKFQESKKWMSELEVFQKENKNWLDDFSEYMAIKGYFSNKALQDWEDMEIRRREKKSLEKYREMLKEEILYHRITQFLFFYQWKNLKKYANQKGIQIIGDMPIYVSSDSVEMWTMPELFKVDKENRPLYVAGCPADEFSPDGQLWGNPIYDWKKHKEKKYSWWIHRIQESLKMYDVIRIDHFKGFSDYWQIDKNAIVAKEGTWEAGPGIELFKTIRKELGEVPIIAENLGFIDEKAQKLLEDCGFPGMNILQFAFEGGADNKDLPYHYIKNSVSYTGTHDNPVIYAWFEDQTEEVKRYVCQFLNIREGETIPQAMIRGIYSSVSILAIVTMQDLLEKGKEARMNTPSLMGGNWEWRMRAEELSFDKKGFLRHMTGLYGREREDKVEEEDEITNNKRS, encoded by the coding sequence ATGATAAAGAGAAGCAGTGGAGTTTTAATGCATATTAGTTCTTTGCCCGGAAAATTTGGAATTGGAACTTTTGGAAAAGAGGCATATCAATTTGTAGATTTTTTAGAGGAAACGAAACAAAGCTATTGGCAAATATTACCTTTGACAACGACAAGTTATGGGGACTCTCCCTATCAATCTTTTTCTGCGATTGCAGGAAATACCAGTTTTATTGATTTTGATTTTTTACAAAAGGAACATTTACTAGAAGAGAGAGACTACATGGATATTGTCTATGGAGGAAATTTAGAAAGAGTAGATTATGCAGCTGTTTATGAAAGTAGACAGATTGTTTTAAGGAAAGCTGTGAAAAAATTTCAAGAAAGTAAAAAGTGGATGTCAGAGTTAGAAGTTTTTCAAAAGGAAAATAAGAATTGGTTAGATGATTTTTCAGAATATATGGCAATAAAAGGATATTTTTCAAATAAAGCTTTACAAGACTGGGAAGATATGGAAATTCGAAGAAGAGAGAAAAAATCTTTAGAAAAGTATCGTGAGATGTTAAAAGAGGAAATTCTTTATCATAGGATTACACAATTTTTATTTTTTTATCAATGGAAAAATTTAAAGAAGTATGCAAATCAAAAAGGGATTCAAATTATAGGAGATATGCCTATTTATGTTTCCAGTGACAGTGTAGAGATGTGGACTATGCCAGAGCTTTTTAAAGTAGATAAAGAGAATAGGCCTCTCTATGTTGCTGGTTGCCCTGCTGATGAATTTAGTCCTGATGGTCAGCTTTGGGGGAATCCTATTTATGATTGGAAAAAACACAAAGAGAAGAAGTATAGTTGGTGGATCCATAGAATTCAGGAAAGTTTAAAAATGTATGATGTGATTAGAATTGATCATTTTAAAGGGTTTTCTGATTATTGGCAAATTGATAAGAATGCGATTGTAGCAAAAGAAGGAACATGGGAAGCAGGTCCGGGAATAGAATTATTTAAAACGATTCGAAAAGAATTAGGAGAAGTTCCTATTATTGCTGAAAATTTAGGATTTATCGATGAAAAGGCTCAAAAATTATTGGAGGACTGTGGTTTTCCAGGAATGAATATCCTACAATTTGCTTTTGAAGGTGGAGCTGACAATAAGGATTTACCGTATCACTATATTAAAAATTCTGTTTCTTATACAGGAACACACGACAATCCTGTTATCTATGCTTGGTTTGAAGATCAGACTGAAGAAGTCAAAAGATATGTATGTCAGTTTTTAAATATTCGAGAGGGAGAGACTATTCCACAAGCGATGATTCGAGGAATTTATTCTTCTGTTAGCATACTAGCGATTGTAACCATGCAAGATTTGCTGGAAAAAGGAAAAGAAGCTCGTATGAATACTCCATCTCTTATGGGAGGAAACTGGGAATGGAGAATGAGAGCAGAGGAATTATCATTTGATAAAAAAGGATTTTTACGCCATATGACAGGACTTTATGGGCGTGAAAGAGAAGATAAAGTTGAGGAAGAAGATGAAATTACTAACAATAAACGTTCATAG
- a CDS encoding HPr family phosphocarrier protein — protein sequence MANKTVEITNETGLHTRPGNEFVSLAKTFSSQIEVENQDGKRVKGTSLLKLLSLGIKKGTKVTVYAEGEDAEQAVEQLANLLENLKD from the coding sequence ATGGCAAATAAAACGGTAGAAATCACAAACGAAACTGGATTACATACAAGACCTGGAAACGAATTTGTAAGTTTAGCAAAAACTTTTTCTTCTCAAATTGAAGTAGAAAATCAAGATGGAAAAAGAGTAAAAGGAACTTCTCTATTAAAGCTTCTTTCTTTAGGAATTAAGAAGGGAACAAAAGTCACTGTTTATGCAGAAGGAGAAGACGCAGAACAAGCAGTAGAACAATTAGCAAATCTACTTGAAAATTTAAAAGACTAA
- a CDS encoding ABC transporter permease produces the protein MNRRRTSLFFFCFTMLFFYLPLIILVVYSFNEGKSMVWKGFSLKWYRELFTYSENIWKAFRYSIGVAIFSGFLSTVIGTLGAIALKWYSFKSKKYLQLLTVLPLVVPDIIIGVSLLIMFASIHWKLGLLTIFIAHTTFNIPYVLFIVMARLEEFDYSVVEAAYDLGATERQALQKVILPMLFPAIVSGFLMAVTLSFDDFVITFFVAGPGSSTLPLRIYSMIRLGVSPVINALSVILIALSILLTISTKKLQKNFIG, from the coding sequence ATGAATAGACGAAGAACTTCTCTCTTTTTCTTTTGTTTTACGATGTTATTTTTTTATTTGCCTCTTATTATTTTAGTAGTGTATTCTTTTAATGAAGGGAAATCAATGGTTTGGAAAGGATTTTCTTTAAAATGGTATCGAGAGCTGTTTACTTACTCTGAAAATATTTGGAAAGCTTTTCGTTACAGTATTGGAGTTGCTATTTTTTCCGGATTTCTTTCAACCGTGATTGGAACCTTAGGAGCTATCGCATTAAAATGGTACTCTTTTAAAAGCAAAAAGTATTTGCAATTATTGACAGTACTTCCTTTAGTAGTGCCGGATATTATTATTGGAGTTTCTTTGCTCATTATGTTTGCGAGTATCCATTGGAAATTAGGATTGCTAACAATTTTTATTGCTCATACAACATTTAATATTCCTTATGTTCTTTTCATCGTGATGGCAAGATTGGAAGAATTTGATTATTCTGTTGTAGAAGCAGCTTACGATTTGGGTGCAACAGAAAGACAGGCACTACAAAAAGTTATTTTACCTATGTTGTTTCCAGCGATTGTCTCAGGTTTTTTAATGGCGGTTACTTTGTCTTTTGACGATTTTGTAATTACTTTTTTTGTAGCAGGACCAGGATCTTCTACTCTGCCTCTTCGTATTTATTCTATGATACGGTTGGGAGTTTCTCCGGTTATCAATGCTCTTTCTGTCATTTTGATAGCTTTATCCATTTTATTAACAATTTCAACAAAAAAGTTACAAAAAAATTTTATTGGTTAA
- a CDS encoding ABC transporter permease codes for MKDSKKKYFYAFPITLWLTLFFMIPMLIVLSYAFLKKGTYGGVEFSFSMAAFSIFQDKVFLTVLWKTIYISMWITALTVFFSIPVAYYIARSRYKQELLFFIIIPFWTNFLVRIYSWISLLGSNGFINSLLMKFHILEEPIKFLYNPAAVVVISVYTSLPFAILPLYAVVEKFDFSLLEAARDLGATNCQAFFKVFIPNIKSGIVAATLFTLIPSLGSYAVPKLVGGTNATMLGNIIAQHLTITRNWPLASTISGSLIIITSIAVWLFSKIEKKGGKEYDE; via the coding sequence ATGAAAGATAGTAAGAAAAAATATTTTTATGCCTTTCCTATTACTCTATGGTTGACTTTGTTTTTTATGATTCCTATGTTGATCGTATTGTCATATGCTTTCTTAAAAAAGGGAACTTATGGAGGAGTAGAGTTTTCATTTTCTATGGCAGCTTTTTCTATTTTTCAAGATAAAGTATTTTTGACAGTATTGTGGAAAACGATTTACATTTCGATGTGGATTACTGCCTTAACAGTATTTTTTTCAATACCGGTTGCTTATTATATTGCTCGTTCTCGTTATAAGCAGGAACTATTGTTTTTCATTATTATTCCATTTTGGACAAATTTTTTAGTTAGAATTTATTCTTGGATTTCTTTATTAGGAAGTAATGGTTTTATCAATTCTTTACTTATGAAATTTCATATTTTGGAAGAGCCTATTAAATTTTTATATAATCCTGCTGCGGTTGTTGTAATTTCTGTGTATACAAGTTTGCCTTTTGCAATTTTACCTTTATACGCAGTTGTTGAAAAATTTGATTTTTCTTTGTTGGAAGCTGCAAGAGATTTAGGAGCTACTAATTGCCAAGCATTTTTTAAAGTTTTCATTCCAAATATAAAGTCAGGAATTGTTGCAGCTACGTTGTTTACTTTGATTCCTTCTTTGGGATCTTATGCCGTTCCAAAATTAGTAGGAGGAACCAATGCAACCATGCTTGGAAATATTATTGCACAGCATTTAACCATTACAAGAAATTGGCCATTAGCATCGACTATTTCCGGTTCTTTGATTATTATTACGAGTATAGCTGTATGGCTATTTTCTAAAATAGAAAAAAAAGGGGGAAAAGAATATGATGAATAG
- a CDS encoding alpha-glucoside-specific PTS transporter subunit IIBC translates to MLQKLQRFGGAMLMPSVLFAFAGLVVGLTSILKNPNLVGNIAEQGTLWYHFWVVVEEGGWTLFRQMPVVFALGIPIGLAKKANGRAALETFVIYMTFNYFINAFLTQFSFFGIDMSMDKIPGITMIAGVKTLDTSIIGSILIAGISVYLHNKYFDKKLPELLGIFQGTSFVIILGFLLMIPVAFGTAIIWPKVQLGIAALQGFLKGAGVAGVFSYTLLERLLIPTGLHHFIYGPFMFGPAVVENGITAYWATHIQEFAAAVEPLKEIFPQGGFALHGNSKVFGLPAAALAMYVTSKSSKKKIVAGLLIPAALTGFLTGITEPIEFTFLFAAPVLFVVHAILGACMSSLMYVFGVVGNFGSGLIDFLAINWLPMFSNHSAQVIVQIGIGLIFSVIYFFVFRFLILKLNLKTPGREEEEEETKLYSKKEYRERESQKSSQAKTTDEENYLEQAKMILEALGGKENIAEVTNCVTRLRVTVKDETLVQADKDFKEAGAKGVVRNGKSFQVIIGFSVGQVRAAFDSLL, encoded by the coding sequence ATGTTACAAAAGTTACAAAGATTTGGTGGAGCTATGTTAATGCCCTCAGTATTATTTGCCTTTGCAGGATTGGTAGTAGGATTGACTTCTATATTAAAGAATCCGAATCTAGTAGGAAACATTGCAGAACAAGGAACATTATGGTATCATTTTTGGGTTGTGGTAGAAGAAGGAGGATGGACTTTATTTCGACAAATGCCGGTTGTATTTGCCCTTGGAATTCCTATTGGATTAGCTAAGAAAGCGAATGGAAGAGCTGCCTTAGAAACTTTTGTCATTTATATGACATTTAACTATTTTATCAATGCTTTTCTAACTCAATTTTCTTTTTTTGGAATTGATATGAGTATGGATAAAATTCCAGGAATTACTATGATAGCAGGAGTAAAAACTTTAGATACTTCAATTATCGGCTCTATTTTGATCGCAGGGATTTCTGTATATCTTCATAATAAATATTTTGATAAAAAATTACCGGAGTTATTAGGGATTTTTCAAGGAACTTCTTTTGTCATTATTTTAGGATTTTTACTAATGATACCGGTAGCTTTTGGGACTGCAATTATTTGGCCAAAAGTACAATTAGGAATTGCTGCTCTACAAGGATTCTTAAAAGGAGCAGGAGTGGCTGGAGTATTTAGTTATACTTTACTGGAAAGATTGTTGATTCCAACAGGGCTTCATCACTTTATCTATGGACCTTTTATGTTTGGACCTGCTGTGGTAGAAAATGGAATCACTGCTTATTGGGCAACTCACATTCAAGAATTTGCAGCGGCAGTAGAGCCATTAAAAGAAATTTTTCCACAAGGTGGCTTTGCTTTACATGGAAATTCAAAAGTTTTTGGTTTACCGGCTGCAGCTTTGGCGATGTATGTAACTTCAAAGTCTTCTAAAAAGAAAATTGTAGCGGGACTCTTAATTCCGGCAGCTTTAACCGGATTTTTAACAGGAATTACAGAACCGATTGAGTTTACTTTCTTATTTGCTGCCCCGGTTTTATTTGTAGTTCATGCTATTTTAGGAGCTTGTATGTCAAGTTTGATGTATGTCTTTGGGGTAGTAGGAAACTTTGGAAGTGGTTTGATTGATTTCTTAGCAATTAACTGGTTGCCAATGTTCTCAAATCACTCTGCACAAGTGATAGTACAGATTGGAATTGGACTTATTTTTTCTGTTATTTATTTCTTTGTATTCCGTTTTCTAATTTTGAAATTGAATTTAAAAACTCCAGGTAGGGAAGAAGAGGAAGAAGAAACAAAATTATACAGTAAGAAAGAATATCGAGAAAGAGAAAGTCAAAAATCATCCCAAGCAAAAACAACGGATGAAGAAAATTATTTAGAACAAGCAAAAATGATTTTAGAAGCTTTGGGAGGAAAAGAAAATATTGCTGAGGTTACCAATTGTGTGACTAGACTTCGAGTAACAGTAAAGGATGAGACATTAGTACAAGCAGATAAGGATTTTAAAGAAGCAGGAGCTAAGGGAGTTGTTAGAAATGGAAAATCTTTTCAAGTGATTATTGGATTTTCTGTGGGGCAAGTGAGAGCGGCTTTTGATAGTTTGTTGTAA
- a CDS encoding ABC transporter ATP-binding protein: MEKNDIRIEHIRKSFDGVEILKDINLTINQGEFFSILGPSGCGKTTLLRMIAGFISADEGAIYLGNENLLDLPPNLRNVNTIFQKYSLFPHLTVYENVAFPLRLKKVEEKIIEEEVKKYISLVGLEEHMQKKPSQLSGGQQQRVAIARALINKPGVLLLDEPLSALDAKLRQNLLLELDLIHEEVGITFIFITHDQQEALSISDRIAVMNKGEVLQIGTPAEVYESPANMFVADFLGDNNFLEGEVIEILENNFAKIQTKDLGELIIEQDKKVEIGNHVKVSIRPEKIKVTKTKPKEIRSTINTLPVYVNELIYTGFQSKYFVHLCSKEEYTFKVFKQHAVYFDDNDEGAIWWDEDAFISWDADDGFLIEVV, encoded by the coding sequence TTGGAAAAAAATGATATCCGAATAGAACATATTCGTAAAAGCTTTGATGGTGTTGAAATTTTAAAAGACATCAATTTAACAATAAATCAAGGAGAGTTTTTCTCCATTCTAGGTCCTTCTGGTTGTGGAAAAACAACTCTATTACGAATGATAGCGGGCTTTATTTCCGCAGATGAGGGAGCTATTTATTTAGGAAACGAAAATTTGTTGGATTTACCCCCAAATTTAAGAAATGTAAATACAATTTTTCAAAAATATTCATTGTTCCCACATTTAACAGTATATGAGAATGTTGCTTTTCCATTGCGTCTAAAAAAAGTAGAAGAAAAAATAATTGAAGAAGAAGTTAAGAAATATATTTCTCTTGTAGGCTTGGAAGAACATATGCAGAAAAAACCAAGTCAACTTTCTGGAGGACAACAGCAGAGAGTTGCAATTGCAAGAGCTCTAATTAACAAGCCGGGAGTTTTGCTTTTGGATGAACCTCTGTCTGCTTTGGATGCAAAATTACGACAAAATTTATTACTTGAATTAGATTTAATTCATGAAGAGGTAGGGATCACTTTTATTTTCATTACTCATGATCAACAGGAGGCTTTATCTATTTCAGATAGGATTGCTGTTATGAATAAGGGAGAAGTTTTACAAATTGGAACTCCGGCGGAAGTGTATGAATCTCCAGCTAATATGTTTGTAGCAGATTTCTTAGGGGATAATAATTTTTTAGAAGGCGAAGTTATTGAAATTTTAGAAAATAACTTTGCAAAAATTCAAACAAAAGATTTAGGAGAATTGATTATAGAGCAAGATAAAAAGGTAGAAATTGGAAATCATGTAAAAGTTTCTATTCGACCGGAAAAAATTAAAGTAACGAAGACAAAGCCAAAAGAAATTCGTTCTACAATCAATACTTTGCCCGTTTATGTAAATGAATTAATCTATACAGGATTTCAAAGTAAGTATTTTGTCCATTTGTGTAGTAAAGAAGAATATACGTTTAAAGTGTTTAAACAACATGCCGTTTACTTTGATGACAATGATGAAGGAGCAATTTGGTGGGATGAGGATGCTTTTATTTCATGGGATGCTGATGATGGTTTTCTAATTGAGGTGGTATAG
- a CDS encoding peptidylprolyl isomerase, producing MKKLVKLFLAMFTMLLLTSCANEMVKDTKKLFTDTSAKYNNIVATFVTTQGEIEFYLYPEAAPITVANFINLAKRGFYDETKVTRAVENFVVQAGDPTGTGTGGPGYTIPDEFVEWLDFYQYGMLAMANAGPNTGGSQFFFTLYPADWLNGLHTIFGEIKSEADFQKIRKLEVGDVIKEVKFTGDVDLILSLNKYQVEAWNERLDQVYPNLKKYPIADPTPEQIKAYQTELDRIFTRDDKKNSAKFEYPIPKLIRAVGNMFQNKKEVVE from the coding sequence ATGAAGAAATTAGTAAAGTTATTTTTGGCGATGTTCACAATGTTGTTGTTGACATCTTGTGCCAATGAAATGGTGAAGGATACCAAGAAATTATTTACTGATACAAGTGCTAAGTATAACAATATTGTTGCAACCTTTGTTACAACACAAGGAGAAATTGAGTTCTATTTATACCCGGAAGCAGCTCCAATTACAGTTGCCAATTTTATCAATTTAGCAAAACGAGGTTTTTATGACGAAACAAAAGTAACTCGTGCGGTTGAAAATTTTGTGGTGCAAGCCGGAGATCCTACCGGAACAGGAACAGGAGGACCGGGTTATACGATTCCGGATGAGTTTGTTGAATGGTTAGATTTTTATCAATATGGAATGTTAGCTATGGCAAATGCAGGACCAAATACAGGGGGATCACAATTTTTCTTTACCTTGTATCCGGCAGATTGGTTAAACGGATTGCATACTATTTTTGGAGAAATTAAATCAGAAGCAGATTTTCAAAAGATTAGAAAACTAGAAGTTGGAGATGTTATTAAAGAAGTAAAATTCACAGGAGATGTAGATTTAATTTTGTCTCTAAATAAATATCAAGTCGAAGCATGGAACGAAAGATTGGATCAAGTATATCCAAATTTAAAGAAATATCCAATTGCAGATCCAACACCGGAACAAATTAAAGCTTATCAAACAGAATTGGATAGAATTTTTACAAGAGATGATAAGAAAAATTCAGCAAAATTTGAATATCCAATTCCTAAATTGATTCGTGCTGTTGGAAATATGTTTCAAAATAAAAAAGAGGTAGTGGAATAA
- a CDS encoding META domain-containing protein has product MRKKIMILMVLMFSLLSLPSMAAQPIKEVEKTIVLAYQDLVGKEYKMIGPFGGNKITLGFDVQNRIYGYTGLNRFWGQAEIENGKVKVGEVFTTENKGVQEQRILQVKYLTILKDVESIHFEGENLVLTTPFQEKLVFQPIL; this is encoded by the coding sequence ATGAGAAAAAAAATAATGATACTTATGGTATTGATGTTTTCTTTACTTTCTCTTCCAAGTATGGCAGCACAGCCGATAAAAGAAGTAGAAAAAACAATTGTACTTGCATATCAAGATCTTGTTGGAAAAGAATATAAAATGATTGGTCCATTTGGAGGAAATAAAATTACTCTAGGATTTGATGTTCAAAATCGTATTTATGGTTATACAGGATTAAATCGTTTCTGGGGACAAGCTGAAATTGAAAATGGGAAAGTGAAAGTAGGAGAGGTTTTTACAACAGAAAATAAAGGAGTACAGGAGCAAAGAATCTTACAAGTGAAGTATTTAACTATTTTAAAAGATGTAGAAAGTATTCATTTTGAAGGAGAAAATTTAGTATTAACGACTCCGTTTCAAGAAAAATTAGTTTTTCAACCTATTCTATAA
- a CDS encoding endonuclease/exonuclease/phosphatase family protein, protein MKLLTINVHSWLEEKQEEKMELLAKVIAEKRYDVIALQEVNQKIEARLLKGEIREDNFLYQLCKKIEKYTEEKYEYHWSHSHIGFDIYEEGIALLTRHSILEKEDFYCTNSKTVYSISSRKIVKIFLEIEGKEIEFYSCHMNLPDCIEENMEQNIQNILKHSSRNCLKILMGDFNTDAFHDESSYQKILEQGLFDSYTLSKKKDDGVTVYKNISGWENSVEEKRLDYIFLTEQYEVESSYVIFNGKNYPCISDHNGLEVILKIKE, encoded by the coding sequence ATGAAATTACTAACAATAAACGTTCATAGTTGGTTAGAGGAAAAGCAAGAAGAAAAAATGGAATTGTTGGCTAAAGTCATAGCAGAAAAACGATATGATGTGATTGCACTGCAAGAAGTCAATCAAAAAATAGAGGCAAGATTATTAAAGGGAGAAATTCGAGAAGATAATTTTTTATATCAATTATGTAAAAAAATTGAAAAATATACGGAAGAAAAATATGAATATCATTGGAGCCATTCTCATATTGGTTTTGATATTTATGAGGAAGGAATTGCCCTTTTGACAAGGCATTCCATTCTAGAGAAAGAAGATTTTTATTGTACAAATTCCAAAACAGTTTACTCTATTTCTTCTAGGAAGATTGTAAAAATATTCTTAGAAATAGAAGGAAAAGAAATTGAATTTTATAGTTGTCATATGAATTTACCGGATTGTATAGAAGAAAATATGGAACAAAATATTCAAAATATTTTGAAACATTCTTCTAGAAATTGTTTGAAAATTTTAATGGGAGATTTCAACACAGATGCTTTCCATGATGAAAGTTCTTATCAAAAAATATTAGAACAAGGATTGTTTGATAGCTATACCTTATCAAAAAAGAAAGATGATGGTGTGACTGTTTATAAAAATATCAGTGGATGGGAAAACTCTGTGGAAGAAAAGAGATTGGATTATATTTTTTTAACAGAACAATACGAAGTGGAAAGTAGTTATGTGATTTTTAATGGAAAGAATTACCCATGTATTTCAGACCATAATGGCTTAGAAGTTATTTTAAAGATAAAAGAATAA
- a CDS encoding alpha-hydroxy-acid oxidizing protein: MTLQEVYQEARGRMKGFCSICPECNGKMCAGKVPGMGGCGSGFSFQHNYTSLKNIHLQMRCLHKAKDPKTTLQLFGQNLSMPILGAPITGPKFNFGGYVNQEEFCDDIILGAKATGTLAMIGDTGDPTAYEAGIKSLKKANGFGIAIIKPRYNEEIIKRIRIAEEAGAIAVGIDLDGAGLLTMKLFNQPVEPKSMEDLKELVNSTNLPFIVKGILSVEDAKACVEAGIDAIVVSNHGGRVLDDCISPVEVLQDIVEAVGNQIIVLVDGNVRSGEDVLKYLALGARAVLIGRPCIWASVGNRQEGMETLFQSLQSQLYKAMLMTGNHSVQEISPNTIFKNA, from the coding sequence ATGACATTGCAAGAAGTATATCAAGAAGCTCGTGGAAGAATGAAAGGTTTTTGTTCTATTTGCCCAGAGTGCAACGGAAAAATGTGTGCAGGAAAAGTCCCCGGTATGGGAGGTTGTGGAAGTGGATTTTCGTTTCAACACAATTATACAAGCTTAAAAAATATACATTTACAAATGAGATGTTTACACAAGGCAAAGGATCCTAAAACAACTCTTCAACTTTTTGGACAAAATTTATCCATGCCTATTTTAGGAGCTCCTATCACAGGACCTAAATTTAATTTTGGTGGATATGTGAATCAAGAAGAATTTTGTGATGATATTATCTTAGGAGCAAAAGCAACAGGGACTTTAGCTATGATTGGAGACACCGGGGATCCTACTGCCTATGAGGCCGGAATTAAATCTTTGAAAAAAGCCAACGGTTTTGGAATAGCTATTATTAAGCCACGATATAATGAAGAGATTATCAAAAGAATTCGAATCGCAGAAGAAGCAGGTGCTATCGCTGTCGGAATTGATTTAGACGGTGCCGGATTATTAACGATGAAATTATTTAACCAACCGGTAGAACCAAAATCTATGGAAGATTTAAAAGAGTTAGTAAACTCTACAAACTTACCTTTCATTGTAAAAGGAATTTTGAGTGTAGAAGATGCAAAAGCATGTGTAGAAGCTGGAATAGATGCTATTGTTGTATCCAATCATGGGGGAAGAGTTTTGGATGATTGTATTTCTCCGGTAGAAGTTTTGCAAGATATTGTAGAAGCAGTGGGGAATCAAATTATCGTATTAGTCGATGGAAATGTAAGAAGTGGAGAAGATGTCTTAAAATATTTAGCACTTGGGGCAAGAGCTGTTTTAATAGGTAGACCTTGTATTTGGGCTTCTGTTGGAAATCGTCAAGAAGGAATGGAAACCTTATTCCAAAGCTTACAATCTCAATTATATAAAGCAATGTTAATGACAGGAAATCATTCGGTTCAGGAAATCTCTCCTAATACAATTTTTAAAAATGCTTAA